From one Erinaceus europaeus chromosome 4, mEriEur2.1, whole genome shotgun sequence genomic stretch:
- the GPR63 gene encoding LOW QUALITY PROTEIN: probable G-protein coupled receptor 63 (The sequence of the model RefSeq protein was modified relative to this genomic sequence to represent the inferred CDS: inserted 1 base in 1 codon), producing the protein SAPGLTAPHAGTSHATVVICEITDVNSTAXAGPSVPLLGHSVDAMAPTGPGSPVNSTAASPAPAPDGLGVSLRVILAATMAFILAVSLLGNLVVCLLVYQKAAMRSAINILLASLACADLLLAVLSMPCALGAVLAARWPFGERLCRLSAMLFWLLATEGAAVLLIISVDRFLIIVRRQDRLNPAKAKVLTGLSWAASFCVALPLAVGKPGLQVPARAPQCTFGYSTDPGYRAYVVLIALLSFFLPLLVMLSSFLGILNTLRRNALRVRSYPEGVCLRQAGKLGLLSLQRPLQMSVDMGFKTRAFATILILFAVYAVCWAPFTACGLAATFSERFSQRRDSFELSAWLLWLCYLKSALNPLIYYWRIKKFHDACLDMMPKAFRLLPRLPGHTRRRIRPSTVYVCAEHRTVV; encoded by the exons TCCGCGCCGGGGCTGACCGCGCCGCACGCCGGGACGTCCCATGCGACTGTGGTCATCTGTGAAATCACGGACGTGAACTCGACGG CAGCCGGCCCGTCGGTGCCCCTGCTCGGACACAGCGTGGACGCCATGGCTCCGACGGGGCCGGGCTCCCCGGTCAACAGCACGGCCGCGAGCCCGGCCCCGGCGCCCGACGGCCTCGGCGTGTCCCTGCGGGTCATCCTCGCAGCCACCATGGCCTTCATCCTGGCCGTGTCCCTCCTGGGGAACCTGGTCGTGTGCCTGCTGGTGTACCAGAAGGCGGCCATGCGCTCCGCCATCAACATCCTGCTGGCCAGCCTGGCGTGCGCCGACCTGCTGCTGGCGGTGCTCAGCATGCCCTGCGCCCTGGGCGCCGTGCTGGCCGCGCGCTGGCCCTTCGGGGAGCGCCTCTGCCGCCTGTCCGCCATGCTCTTCTGGCTGCTGGCCACGGAAGGGGCGGCCGTCCTGCTGATCATCAGCGTGGACAGGTTCCTCATCATAGTGCGGAGGCAGGACAGGCTGAACCCCGCCAAGGCCAAGGTCCTGACCGGCCTCTCGTGGGCCGCGTCCTTCTGCGTGGCCTTGCCGCTGGCCGTGGGCAAGcccggtctgcaggtgcctgcccGGGCCCCCCAGTGCACGTTCGGCTACAGCACCGACCCGGGCTACCGGGCGTACGTGGTCTTGATCGCCCTCCTGTCCTTCTTCCTGCCCCTCTTGGTCATGCTGTCCTCCTTCCTGGGCATCCTCAACACGCTGCGCCGGAACGCGCTGCGGGTCCGCAGCTACCCCGAGGGCGTGTGCCTCCGCCAGGCCGGCAAGCTGGGCCTCCTGAGTCTGCAGAGACCCTTGCAGATGAGCGTCGACATGGGCTTTAAGACGCGTGCCTTCGCCACCATCCTGATCCTCTTCGCGGTCTACGCGGTGTGCTGGGCCCCGTTCACCGCGTGCGGCCTGGCGGCCACGTTCAGCGAGCGCTTCTCCCAGCGGCGCGACTCCTTTGAGCTGAGCGCCTGGCTGCTGTGGCTCTGCTACCTCAAGTCCGCTCTGAACCCGCTCATCTACTACTGGAGGATCAAGAAATTCCACGATGCTTGTCTGGACATGATGCCCAAGGCCTTCAGGCTTCTGCCGCGGCTCCCGGGCCACACCCGGCGGCGGATTCGCCCCAGCACGGTCTACGTGTGCGCGGAGCACCGGACCGTGGTGTGA